The Candidatus Obscuribacterales bacterium genome includes a region encoding these proteins:
- a CDS encoding ABC transporter permease: MKSFFRFLNKSDYLLRETLLGLKRGGWMNWAAISTVTVLLFLFGISLQSSWQLEALLNQFGSQLEVSVYLETGVQADLLGPSLQDIVGVKSVIPTSKEEAWDSLVRDLGLSDIQGATQQLNGNPLVDELTVKVASPEDVPRVADYLKQVQGVDEVLYINEAVNQIAQLNQGLNWVSIGMTTVLSMTAIAVITTTIRLIVMARRHEIEVMQLVGATTTWIYLPFILQGITFGIVGAAIAWGLILGLREFVGQLLSQQADFIRFLSTGLELAPQQALLLPLILLVLGSSVGLMGSLLAVRRFALH; the protein is encoded by the coding sequence TCCGATTACTTGCTGCGTGAAACCCTCTTAGGCCTCAAGCGAGGCGGCTGGATGAACTGGGCTGCCATCAGCACGGTGACGGTCTTACTCTTTCTGTTTGGCATTAGTCTGCAGTCATCGTGGCAACTCGAAGCTCTACTCAACCAGTTTGGCAGTCAGTTAGAAGTTTCGGTTTACCTAGAAACAGGGGTACAAGCGGATCTGCTAGGCCCTTCCTTGCAGGATATTGTTGGGGTGAAGTCTGTGATCCCCACATCAAAGGAAGAAGCTTGGGATAGCTTGGTGCGTGACTTGGGGCTGTCCGATATTCAGGGTGCAACGCAGCAACTGAATGGTAATCCACTGGTGGATGAGCTCACGGTGAAAGTAGCATCACCAGAAGACGTGCCACGGGTCGCGGACTATCTCAAGCAAGTGCAGGGGGTCGATGAGGTGCTTTATATTAATGAAGCCGTCAACCAAATTGCTCAGCTTAACCAAGGATTAAACTGGGTCAGTATTGGGATGACCACCGTGCTGAGTATGACGGCGATCGCTGTCATTACCACCACAATTCGCCTGATTGTCATGGCCCGGCGGCACGAGATTGAAGTGATGCAGCTCGTCGGGGCGACCACCACCTGGATTTACCTACCGTTTATCCTCCAAGGCATTACCTTCGGCATTGTCGGGGCAGCGATCGCTTGGGGACTGATCTTAGGTCTGAGAGAGTTTGTAGGGCAACTGCTCAGTCAGCAGGCAGACTTTATTCGCTTCTTGTCTACGGGATTGGAGTTAGCGCCCCAGCAGGCTTTACTCTTACCGCTCATTTTGTTGGTTCTGGGCAGTTCTGTTGGTCTAATGGGCAGTTTGCTGGCCGTACGCCGCTTTGCCTTGCATTAA